One window of the Podospora pseudocomata strain CBS 415.72m chromosome 7, whole genome shotgun sequence genome contains the following:
- a CDS encoding hypothetical protein (EggNog:ENOG503Q3U6; COG:C), which translates to MAEKPPQRMTLFQRLRKAILFLRLVGYGLRTYYNFFSRSLSAKIANRLAKSDASIGPDDVKNIVIVGAAFSGLYAARLLAGAVPRDGRYRIVVIEPNSHFNFTWVFPRFCVVEGHEHKAFIPYSPDFFDMGPKGLVQWVRDRVTSLTRENVLLRSGEVIPYEYLIIATGSNVADGLPSRAGVEDKEEAIELLKAMQERVKNASHIVVAGGGAAGVETATDAKDRYPGKSVTIVHSRQALMHRFGNGLQQGTSEAMERLGVNVILGEKVLPESVDGKFITLSSGRKIECDCFINCTGQKPASGIVASLAPNTIAPSGHIRVKPNLQIDDDSLPNVYVCGDVAQAEVRNPNSRVAARQAEICADNVVRAVKGKKPKYVFTEGFGDGVIKLTLGLDRSITQYFDGKSELLFPAEEPDLDLMCKGTWAAMGARPFEDTGVYSE; encoded by the exons ATGGCCGAAAAACCACCACAGAGGATGACGCTGTTCCAGCGGCTGCGAAAGGCCATCCTGTTCCTCAGGCTGGTGGGTTATGGTCTTCGCACATACTACAACTTCTTTTCCCGCAGTCTGTCGGCCAAGATTGCGAACCGGCTCGCAAAGTCGGACGCGTCCATCGGTCCAGACGACGTCAAAAACATTGTCATCGTTGGAGCTGCCTTCTCGGGCCTCTACGCTGCGCGCCTCCTGGCCGGCGCCGTGCCCCGAGATGGCCGCTACCGCATTGTCGTGATCGAGCCGAACAGCCACTTCAACTTCACCTGGGTCTTCCCTCGCTTTTGCGTTGTCGAAGGCCATGAGCACAAAGCCTTTATTCCCTACAGCCCCGACTTTTTTGACATGGGGCCCAAGGGGCTGGTGCAATGGGTACGTGACCGTGTGACCAGTCTCACAAGGGAGAACGTGCTCCTGCGGAGTGGCGAGGTAATCCCGTACGAGTATCTTATCATAGCCACCGGATCCAACGTCGCCGATGGTCTTCCGTCCCGCGCCGGcgtggaggacaaggaggaggcgattgAGCTGCTGAAAGCAATGCAGGAGCGCGTCAAGAATGCCAGCCACATTGTCGTTGCCGGAGGTGGCGCTGCGGGCGTCGAAACGGCCACGGATGCAAAGGACCGATATCCGGGCAAGTCTGTCACCATTGTGCACTCTCGGCAGGCCTTGATGCACCGTTTCGGCAACGGACTGCAACAGGGTACCTCGGAAGCCATGGAAAGACTGGGCGTCAACGTCATCCTCGGCGAGAAGGTGCTTCCAGAGTCTGTAGACGGAAAGTTCATCACACTGAGCTCGGGACGAAAGATTGAGTGTGACTGCTTC ATCAACTGCACCGGGCAAAAGCCCGCCTCCGGTATCGTCGCGAGCCTCGCGCCAAACACAATCGCCCCGTCTGGTCACATTCGGGTCAAGCCCAACCTTCAAATCGATGACGATTCCCTTCCGAATGTATATGTCTGCGGTGACGTCGCCCAGGCCGAGGTGCGGAATCCCAACTCACGAGTGGCGGCGCGCCAGGCCGAGATCTGCGCCGACAACGTGGTGCGGGCCGTTAAGGGCAAGAAGCCCAAATACGTCTTTACCGAGGGGTTTGGCGATGGCGTGATCAAGTTGACTTTGGGTTTG GACCGGTCCATCACGCAGTATTTCGATGGCAAATCGGAGCTTCTGTTCCCTGCCGAAGAACCCGATCTTGACCTCATGTGCAAGGGAACGTGGGCTGCCATGGGAGCAAGGCCTTTTGAGGATACTGGCGTGTACTCTGAGTGA
- a CDS encoding hypothetical protein (COG:S; EggNog:ENOG503NW3R), whose product MAENLLPSTSSQPVPCLHCAYPALDSDVSQDGDMIQQEVGAVNEHDERKHRRHACARMRTRAVMLVTVVSKQQQSDFDADTMATPYSGPKNSLQASKPVVVGVYGIPGCGKSSMLVELKNRLGEEQFSFHEGSQAIATLLPGGLAAFHQASQDEKARYRELAINAIANEATKNQKVAVVAGHFMFWSEKDQQYRRVCTKADLETYTHVIDFDTAADIVSLRRQDDKGRERPTMTPARLDDWAKTEKRELQRLCRSSGILFIALSEAERGALSVRMINLLLDFQHHCSQHNLRLAHNRLDSISLRSGFTMDCKQPCTMLVLDADKTLATQDTGKLFWEVMLKKNLLDPSSLEGKCDDPLTTLFSSQLGYSYTAFRQATLLYEQYSDEQVFEGVCRNIASLVKMHPAMVSLLQTAERKRNISAVVVTCGLRRVWEIVLANHGLMGTVKVIGGGRISDGFVVTAQVKASLVERLQNMYGLYVWAFGDSPLDVPMLRAADEAIVVVGEQYVRSRSMETHLLQAIDSGNFCPRQVLLPETAAPRLDVERLPLVNIESSEFLFEISRQRDHRRQPTAEHHIVHATGRAAAKLLTTATRDARVSGPALREAHRLVGRYLATELLPDVVGTEEYEIPHVQGHQTLGHRVKNEKKTAIVPLMRGGEPMAFGISDVLPLAIFLHAKRPEDVEARHLLGLETVLLVDSVVNTGKSIVEFVRHIRGLNSRVGIVVMAGVVQAKAVAADPEGVLHQLHQGEPKVDVVAFRLSDNNFTGKG is encoded by the exons ATGGCCGAAAATTTGCTCCCCAGTACATCGTCTCAGCCTGTTCCGTGTTTGCACTGTGCATATCCAGCTTTGGATAGTGACGTGAGCCAGGACGGTGATATGATTCAACAAGAGGTGGGAGCGGTGAATGAACATGACGAAAGAAAGCACCGGAGACACGCATGTGCGAGAATGCGCACCAGGGCTGTCATG CTCGTCACCGTTGtttccaagcagcagcaaagtgATTTTGACGCCGACACGATGGCGACTCCATATTCAGGACCCAAAAACTCTCTTCAAGCCAGCAAACCAGTCGTGGTCGGTGTGTACGGGATCCCTGGCTGTGGCAAGTCGTCCATGCTAGTCGAGTTGAAGAACAGGCTGGGCGAGGAGCAATTCAGCTTTCATGAAGGCTCCCAAGCTATTGCCACTCTGCTTCCAGGAGGCCTTGCCGCTTTCCACCAGGCCAGCCAGGACGAGAAAGCGCGCTATCGTGAACTTGCGATCAATGCCATTGCAAATGAGGccaccaaaaaccaaaaggTTGCCGTTGTTGCCGGTCATTTTATGTTCTGGTCCGAGAAAGACCAGCAGTACCGCAGGGTCTGCACCAAGGCCGACCTCGAAACCTATACCCACGTCATCGACTTCGACACGGCGGCAGATATCGTTTCGCTGCGCCGTCAAGACGACAAGGGGAGAGAACGGCCCACAATGACTCCGGCTCGCTTGGATGACTGGGCCAAAACGGAAAAGAGGGAGCTCCAGCGGCTGTGTCGTAGCAGCGGCATCCTGTTCATTGCGTTGTCTGAAGCAGAAAGGGGGGCCCTGTCGGTGAGGATGATCAACCTTCTTCTGGACTTTCAGCACCATTGCTCCCAACATAACCTACGGCTTGCGCATAATCGCCTAGACAGCATCAGCCTCAGGTCGGGCTTCACGATGGACTGCAAGCAGCCGTGCACAATGCTGGTGTTGGATGCCGATAAAACATTGGCTACTCAGGATACGGGCAAGCTTTTTTGGGAGGtgatgctgaagaagaaTCTACTCGATCCGAGCTCGTTGGAAGGAAAGTGCGATGATCCTTTGACCACGCTCTTCAGCAGCCAGCTAGGATACTCGTACACAGCCTTTCGCCAGGCAACATTGCTCTATGAACAATACTCCGATGAGCAGGTCTTTGAGGGGGTTTGCCGGAACATAGCGTCCCTGGTCAAGATGCATCCAGCAATGGTTTCCCTGCTGCAAACAGCTGAGCGCAAGAGGAATATCTCAGCAGTGGTGGTAACGTGCGGTCTGCGGCGTGTTTGGGAGATCGTCCTGGCCAATCACGGGTTGATGGGGACAGTCAAAGTCATTGGCGGAGGGCGCATTTCGGACGGGTTTGTGGTCACAGCCCAAGTCAAGGCGTCGCTGGTTGAGCGGTTGCAAAACATGTATGGCCTCTATGTGTGGGCCTTTGGAGATAGCCCCTTGGACGTTCCCATGTTGCGCGCAGCGGACGAGGCTATTGTAGTGGTAGGAGAGCAATATGTGCGGAGCAGAAGCATGGAAACGCACTTGCTCCAGGCCATCGACTCGGGTAACTTTTGTCCGCGACAAGTCTTGCTACCAGAGACTGCAGCACCGCGCCTGGATGTTGAAAGACTTCCCCTTGTCAATATCGAGAGCTCCGAATTTCTTTTCGAAATATCCCGTCAACGTGACCACCGACGTCAGCCAACTGCCGAACACCACATCGTTCATGCCACAGGCAGAGCTGCTGCCAAGCTTCTGACAACAGCCACGCGTGACGCAAGAGTTTCGGGGCCGGCACTACGCGAGGCACATCGACTCGTGGGGCGGTATCTTGCAACAGAGCTATTGCCGGATGTCGTTGGCACCGAGGAGTACGAGATTCCGCACGTTCAGGGGCATCAGACACTTGGCCATCGCGTAAAGAACGAGAAGAAGACAGCGATTGTGCCCCTTATGCGCGGGGGCGAGCCCATGGCATTCGGTATCAGTGATGTGCTTCCGCTTGCCATTTTTCTCCATGCCAAAAGGCCAGAAGACGTCGAAGCGCGTCACTTGTTGGGGCTCGAGACGGTTCTGCTGGTCGACTCGGTGGTCAACACTGGCAAAAGCATTGTCGAGTTTGTGCGACACATTCGCGGCCTGAATTCCAGAGTAGGTattgtggtgatggctggggTTGTCCAGGCCAAGGCGGTTGCTGCCGATCCTGAGGGAGTCCTCCACCAACTGCATCAAGGCGAGCCGAAGGTGGACGTTGTGGCCTTTCGGCTATCCGACAACAACTTCACGGGAAAGGGGTGA
- a CDS encoding hypothetical protein (EggNog:ENOG503PG0S; COG:S) produces the protein MKYITALLAAAVAGVVAHEGHDHTTLGDYVPECSLKCLSDARKSATTCKDDTELECFCILENYRAIYDASVACVMVACGQDVAVAEVLPSVISMCDEVAPMTTTIGGGTLELPTDSASSSAGPAATPTTTDDAAPAETSTPGSGAAGLAAGLVGAALPLAMAALL, from the exons ATGAAGTACATCACCGCTCTCCTCGCTGCCGCCGTTGCCGGTGTTGTTGCCCACGAGGGTCACgaccacaccaccctcggTGACTACGTTCCCGAGTGCTCGCTCAAGTGCCTCAGCGACGCCCGCAAGAGCGCCACCACCTGCAAGGACGACACCGAGCTCGAGTGCTTCTGCATTCTCGAAAACTACCGTGCCATCTACGATGCCAGCGTTGCCTGCGTCATGGTTGCCTGCGGTCAGGACGTTGCTGTTG CTGAGGTCCTTCCCTCTGTCATCTCCATGTGCGACGAGGTTGCTcccatgaccaccaccatcggcggcggcaccctGGAGCTCCCCACCGACTCTGCTTCGTCCAGCGCTGGTCCTGCTGCCACCCCTACCACGACCGACGATGCCGCCCCTGCCGAGACCAGCACTCCCGGCTCTGGCGCCGCCGGCCTCGCCGCCGGCCTCGTCGGTGCCGCTCTCCCCTTGGCCATGGCCGCCCTCCTCTGA